The nucleotide sequence TGCTGAACCACCGGGAGGACGGCACCCAGATCGACCCGTCCCGCCAGGGGCTGGCGCGCGAGCTGGCGCGGATGAACCTGACGCTGAACTACTACACCCAGTGGTACTGGAAGGTGGACCTGCACAACCTGCTCCACTTCCTCAGCCTGCGGGCGGACACCCATGCCCAGTACGAGATCCGCGTCTATGCGGAGGCCATGCTGGACGTCGTCCGCCGCTGGGTGCCCGCGGTGTTCGAGGCCTTCAGCGAGTACCGCCTGGGTGGCACCAGCCTGTCCAGGACCGGTATGGAGGTGGTCAAGCGTCTGCTGGCCGGCGAACCGGTGACGCAGGAGACGAGCGGCCTGTCCAAGCGCGAATGGCGCGAGTTGATGGACCAGCTCGGCCGGGCCGAGTAAGTCCGGCAGACCTGCCGCTCGAAGAAGGGGACCGCATGACGCCGCAAGAGGCCGAAGCACTTCACCGCCGAGGCCTGGTTGCGGCGCAGGCGGGGCGCCTGGACGAGGCGCTGGATCTGATCGCCCGCTCCATCGCCGCCTGCCCGACCGAGGCGCCCTGGTGGGCCAACTACGGGCTGGTGATGGAAAGCGCCGGCGATGCCGTCGGCGCGGCACAGGCCTACGCCGGGGCGCTGAATCTCGACGGCGGACTGGCCCTGGCGCTCGAAGGACTGCTGGTGGTTGCCGATCGGCTGCGCAGCGCAGGCCGGGCCGACGTGGCGGAGTCCTGCTACCGCCGCGCCATCGTCCTGGCGCCGCAGTCGGCGGCGGCGCTTGCCAACGGCGGCGTACTGCTCCGGGCCCAGGGCCGGCGGGAAGAGGCGGCGACGCTCTACCGCCGTGCCGGGCGACTCGACTCTGCCAACTGGGTGCATCCCTACAACCTCGGCAATGCACTCGCCGAACTGAACCGCCTGGACGAGGCCGATTCGGCCTACCGGGAGGCGCTGGACCGCGACCCTGCCCGGGCCGAGGTGATGGCGAATCGGGCAACGAGGGTCCTTGCCCTGCAGGGACGCATCGCCGAGGCCATCGCGGCGCTGGAGCAGGCGCTGCGAGGTCACCCCGACGCCGATCCGCTGCACAGCGCGCTGCTCTACCTGATGCAGTTCGACCCGGCGCGATCGATGGAGCAGATCGCAAAAGCCCATGCCGACTGGGGCGCCCGCTATCCGGATCGTCCGGCCGCTTCCGCGCCGGCTCCGGCGCCGCGGCTGAAGATCGGCTATGTCTCCCCCGATTTCCGCGCCCATCCCGTCGGCTATTTCCTGGAGCCGGTGCTGGCGGCCCATGACCGCGCGGCCGTGGAAATCACCTGCTATGCCAATACCGCCAACCCCGACTGGAAGACGCAGCGCCTGCAAGGGCTGGCCGACCGCTGGGTGTGGACCGCGGGGATGGATGATGAGGCGTTGAGCCGCCGGATTCGGGAGGACGGCATCCACATCCTGGTCGATCTGGCCGGGCATACCTTCGGCAACCGGCTCGGGGTCTTCGCCCGGCGGCCGGCGCCGGTCCAGGCCACCTGGGCCGGCTATGTCGGCACGACCGGCCTGCCGGCAATGGACTATCTGATCTCCGACTCCCGGCAGAGCCCTGAGGGTGCGGACGGCTGGGCGATCGAGGGGATCGTGCGCATGCCGGACGCCTATGTCCCCTGGGGACCGCCGGACGATGCCCCGGATGTCGCTCCGCTGCCGATGCTGGAGCGCGGATTTCCGACCTTCGGCAGCTTCAACGCCCTGCCGAAGCTGAACGCGGAGGTCGCGGCGCTGTGGGGGCGGGTCCTGGCCGCGGTGCCGGGATCGCGGCTGTTGCTCCGCACGCCGGGATTGGACGATCCGGCGCAGCAGGTCCGGACCCTCGCCCTCTTCGAGTCGGCCGGGGCCGACCCCGGACGGCTGGACGTCCGGGGCGGCGCGCCGCACCGGGAGTTTCTCGCCGGCTATGGCGAGATCGACGTGGCGCTGGATCCATTTCCCTATTCCGGCGGCCTGACCACGCTGGAGGCACTGTGGATGGGCGTGCCGGTGGTGACGCTGGGTGGCGACCGCTTCTGCGCGCGTCATTCCGTCACGCACCTGACCTCCGCCCGGCTGGCGCCGCTGGCGGTCGAGGGGCCGGACGCCTATGTCGCCATGGCCGCCGCGCTGGTCTCGGACCCGGCGTCGCTTTCGGCGCTGCGGGGTACGATGCGGGACCGGCTGCGGTCGTCGCCGGCACTGGACGGCGTGCGCTTCACGCGGGCGCTGGAGGCGGCCTATGGCGTGATGTGGCAACGCTTCGCGGCCGGCGCCGGCCGGGCCTCCTTCTCGCTCAGCTTCGATTGAGCGGAGGGGCTTCGGCGGCCTCCTCCGGCTCGTCATCGTGGGCGCCGGTGCTCCACATGATGCCGAGGATCAGGCCCTTGAAGCGCGGCAGCAGGATCAGGGTCAGAACGAGGGCCAGCAACGGCCAGACCGCCATATGCAGCCACATAGGCCATTCCCAGGTCTGCTCGACATGCAGCAGGGCCGGAATGACGATATGGCCGACCACCAGGATGGTCAGCCAGGGCGGGGCGTCATCGGCGCGCAGGTGGCCATAGGGCTCGCCGCAGACAGCGCAGCGGTCCACCGGCTTCAGGTAGTTGCGCAGCAGCTTCCCCAGCCCGCAGTGGGGGCACCGGCCCATGAGGCCGCGCATCGCGGCGGTGAATTTGGAGGGTGTCTCCGCCACGGGGGCCATGCCGATTCCTTCCGCCGGTTTCCGTTGGTGTGCCCACAATATAGGCGGTCAAGCGATCCGCACCACCCCGCTTCCGTACCGCCCGGCATATTCGCCGGGAGGGGTGCAGGGCTGCGGCACGCCGAGCCTCGTTGACGAGGACCATCCCGGCGGTCTACGGGAGGGGTAACGACCGGACAGGAAGGGGAATGCCATGCCGATCACGCGTCTGATGTGCGCCGCGCTTGCCGTTGCGGCCTTCGCCGCTCCCATGGCTCCGGCGGCTTATGCGCAGAGCCAGAGCAAGACGGTAGCGATCACCGCGATCGTCGAGCATCCGTCGCTGGACGCCATCCGTGCGGGAGTGATCGAGTCGCTGAAGGCGGCCGGCTGGACCCCCGGCCAGAACCTGAAGGTCGAGTTCCAGAGCGCCCAGGGCAACCCCGCCACCGCCGCGCAGATCGCCCGCCAGTTCGCCGGCTCCAAGCCCGATCTCATCGTTCCCATCACCACCCCATCGGCGCAGACCGTCGCGGCGGCGACCAAGGACATCCCGGTGGTCTTCGCCGCGGTGACCGATCCGGTCGGCGCGCAACTCGTCAAGTCGATGGACAAGCCGGGCGCCAACATCACCGGCGTGTCCGACATGGCTCCGGTCGCCGAGCATGTCGCCCTGATCCGCGAGATCGTGCCGGCCGTCAAGCGCATCGGCGTGCTCTACAACCCCGGCGAGGCGAACTCGGTAGCGCTGGTGAGCAAGCTGAAGGA is from Azospirillum thermophilum and encodes:
- a CDS encoding tetratricopeptide repeat protein gives rise to the protein MTPQEAEALHRRGLVAAQAGRLDEALDLIARSIAACPTEAPWWANYGLVMESAGDAVGAAQAYAGALNLDGGLALALEGLLVVADRLRSAGRADVAESCYRRAIVLAPQSAAALANGGVLLRAQGRREEAATLYRRAGRLDSANWVHPYNLGNALAELNRLDEADSAYREALDRDPARAEVMANRATRVLALQGRIAEAIAALEQALRGHPDADPLHSALLYLMQFDPARSMEQIAKAHADWGARYPDRPAASAPAPAPRLKIGYVSPDFRAHPVGYFLEPVLAAHDRAAVEITCYANTANPDWKTQRLQGLADRWVWTAGMDDEALSRRIREDGIHILVDLAGHTFGNRLGVFARRPAPVQATWAGYVGTTGLPAMDYLISDSRQSPEGADGWAIEGIVRMPDAYVPWGPPDDAPDVAPLPMLERGFPTFGSFNALPKLNAEVAALWGRVLAAVPGSRLLLRTPGLDDPAQQVRTLALFESAGADPGRLDVRGGAPHREFLAGYGEIDVALDPFPYSGGLTTLEALWMGVPVVTLGGDRFCARHSVTHLTSARLAPLAVEGPDAYVAMAAALVSDPASLSALRGTMRDRLRSSPALDGVRFTRALEAAYGVMWQRFAAGAGRASFSLSFD
- a CDS encoding DUF983 domain-containing protein, which gives rise to MAPVAETPSKFTAAMRGLMGRCPHCGLGKLLRNYLKPVDRCAVCGEPYGHLRADDAPPWLTILVVGHIVIPALLHVEQTWEWPMWLHMAVWPLLALVLTLILLPRFKGLILGIMWSTGAHDDEPEEAAEAPPLNRS
- a CDS encoding ABC transporter substrate-binding protein, which translates into the protein MPITRLMCAALAVAAFAAPMAPAAYAQSQSKTVAITAIVEHPSLDAIRAGVIESLKAAGWTPGQNLKVEFQSAQGNPATAAQIARQFAGSKPDLIVPITTPSAQTVAAATKDIPVVFAAVTDPVGAQLVKSMDKPGANITGVSDMAPVAEHVALIREIVPAVKRIGVLYNPGEANSVALVSKLKEEAGKAGLAVVEATATKSADAQAAARGLVGKVEAVYVPLDNTVVSALESVIAVGQQSKLPVFSADTDSVGRGTVASIGFDYTQVGRQAGDLAARVLKGEKPGDMPAVLAKGTDLYVNPKAAAAQGVTLPDAVVKRATKVVGQ